The following proteins come from a genomic window of Synechococcus sp. BIOS-E4-1:
- a CDS encoding helix-turn-helix domain-containing protein: protein MDLPFHSASELKQLFKLIGKSFDAVQLSQGRLQGRFRLANLGSIVLIELQTNQHLLLNGERGPDCMSFCLEATGLVEECRLFNIPLARYSLNGFRQGQIESHFQLSANTTIYLAILSTSRFNAFLSHRDSEDIIEQLETNNGLQIDPILHANFRKKFQYYLDHQPLTPQQRRQTTNHLYNSFLEAISNRTNSNFLSYAPSPRQRLVREFVSWGFRNTAQDYNLDQISESLFASRRTLIQGTKESLGMGPMEMMKRVRLEQVNWILRSPDARADQKFRTISEIAQHYGFQSRGHFAKAYQQVFAESPSETWLKSTSR from the coding sequence ATGGATTTGCCCTTTCACTCTGCCAGCGAGCTCAAACAGCTGTTCAAGCTAATTGGAAAAAGCTTTGACGCGGTTCAACTCAGCCAAGGTCGGCTGCAGGGGCGCTTCAGACTCGCCAACCTAGGCAGCATTGTTTTGATCGAGCTGCAAACCAATCAGCACTTGCTGCTGAATGGAGAGAGAGGCCCTGACTGCATGAGCTTCTGCCTCGAAGCCACAGGCTTGGTCGAAGAATGTCGACTTTTCAATATTCCGCTCGCACGATATTCACTCAATGGCTTTCGCCAAGGGCAAATTGAATCGCATTTTCAACTTTCAGCTAATACCACAATTTACCTGGCAATTCTATCAACCAGTCGCTTCAACGCATTCTTAAGCCATCGCGACTCCGAAGATATTATCGAACAATTGGAAACAAACAATGGATTACAAATTGACCCCATACTGCATGCTAATTTCCGCAAAAAGTTTCAATATTACCTTGATCATCAGCCACTCACGCCTCAGCAGCGCAGACAAACAACAAATCATCTATACAATTCATTTTTAGAAGCAATTTCCAACAGAACAAATTCTAATTTTCTATCCTATGCGCCGTCACCAAGACAACGGCTAGTCAGAGAATTTGTTTCCTGGGGCTTCAGGAACACAGCTCAAGATTACAATCTTGACCAGATCAGCGAATCTCTCTTCGCATCAAGGCGTACATTAATCCAAGGCACTAAAGAATCACTCGGCATGGGTCCGATGGAGATGATGAAACGGGTGCGACTGGAGCAAGTGAACTGGATTCTGCGTTCACCAGATGCACGCGCAGATCAAAAATTTCGAACGATCTCAGAGATTGCCCAGCACTACGGTTTTCAAAGTCGAGGTCATTTCGCCAAGGCGTATCAGCAAGTTTTTGCCGAAAGCCCAAGTGAAACCTGGCTTAAATCCACGAGCCGGTAG
- a CDS encoding sulfotransferase, with the protein MRRGVDRQVAGGCITPRTLAAALAMTRPAPSRLFVGLQLGLGGLLLQPFAWLQSVFWGRALKRLDLPDDPVIVIGHWRSGTTYLHQLMAADPGAATARNALTVAPQVSLLLKPWIITVLNRLMTATRPIDAVPWSALDPQEDEIGLARLTLDTNMAGVAFPQDYLRHFHRCVLSTTRDFQRKLLHFVRLTWAHDGEGKRYLLIKNPTHTARVTFLLDLFPKARFVLMKREPVDAVRSLTLVKQKLADLVGLQPAPDQQRQVEETAMAHRLLLEAFEAARPQIPAGQLVEVNYDELVDSPMNTVERIYRELSIEGWDQACDAVQARVERARTYNPSQVLLEPKAEKRLQELMAPANASTTD; encoded by the coding sequence ATGCGTCGCGGCGTTGATCGACAAGTAGCCGGGGGCTGTATCACGCCCCGCACGTTGGCTGCAGCTCTGGCAATGACCCGACCTGCGCCAAGTCGATTGTTTGTAGGGCTGCAGCTCGGCTTGGGCGGATTGTTGTTGCAGCCGTTCGCCTGGTTGCAGTCTGTGTTTTGGGGCCGTGCCCTGAAGCGTCTTGATTTACCTGATGATCCGGTCATCGTGATCGGTCACTGGCGCAGCGGTACCACTTATCTCCATCAGCTGATGGCTGCAGATCCTGGTGCAGCCACTGCCAGGAACGCTCTCACGGTGGCTCCGCAGGTGTCTCTGCTGCTGAAGCCGTGGATCATCACTGTTCTCAATCGCCTGATGACGGCAACACGTCCGATCGATGCTGTGCCCTGGAGTGCTCTGGATCCTCAGGAGGACGAAATCGGACTGGCTCGTCTCACTCTTGACACCAACATGGCTGGAGTGGCATTTCCTCAGGATTACCTGAGGCATTTTCATCGCTGTGTCCTCTCAACCACCCGAGACTTTCAGCGAAAGCTGTTGCACTTTGTTCGTCTTACCTGGGCCCATGATGGGGAGGGAAAGCGATATTTATTGATTAAAAATCCAACCCACACTGCGCGGGTGACCTTTTTGTTGGATTTGTTCCCGAAAGCACGTTTTGTGTTGATGAAACGAGAGCCTGTGGATGCAGTCCGGTCTTTGACGTTGGTGAAGCAGAAACTTGCCGATCTGGTCGGTCTGCAGCCGGCACCGGATCAGCAGCGGCAGGTCGAGGAAACGGCGATGGCTCATCGTTTATTGCTGGAAGCCTTTGAAGCCGCCCGTCCACAGATTCCCGCTGGTCAGCTGGTGGAGGTGAATTACGACGAATTGGTGGACTCGCCGATGAACACTGTTGAAAGGATCTACCGCGAGCTTTCCATCGAGGGCTGGGATCAGGCTTGTGATGCTGTTCAAGCCAGGGTCGAACGTGCGCGGACCTACAACCCTTCTCAGGTTCTATTGGAGCCCAAGGCGGAGAAGCGTCTGCAGGAGCTGATGGCACCTGCAAACGCTTCAACCACCGACTAG
- a CDS encoding GH116 family glycosyl hydrolase, translated as MAPLGLTALRSLLRRRSRPKSWSAPQASWSRPFGLNWDKPYTVRYASNLDDGPNHGMPLGGFGAGCIGRAPDGNFNLWHLDGGEHWFGVLPDCQFALFEDNGTNKRAHALAVKPQADASRPEASDFLQSWDWYPASTQECSTGTYAARYPLSWMNYDGVYAADVHCEAFSPILPGDYQRTSYPVAVFVWTLSNPTKNPLDLSLLLSWRNTSGWFTNTDASAEVHFRDDGSPEHNYAPAIGRTEGQRNRYVDEGKLRGVLLESNVSAPIAEGEGQWCIATAEQPGVIIQRCSRWNPAGDGSELWNSFSDDGSIPNSNNDRHSGSDDPLSAALAVRCHLDPGESIEIPVVISWDLPITAFATGSKALRRYTDFFGSGGNQAAAIAAEALRDWKQWRDQIDAWQQPVLQRNQLPEPLRMALFNELYDLCSGGSLWSAASPEDPHGRFGVLECVDYAWYESLDVRLYGSFALLQLWPELDKSVLRSFARAIPAADATQRPIGWYFTQGKGRVEADRKVKGATPHDLGAPNEQPWDATNYTAYQDCNLWKDLGSDFVLQVWRTYKLAPSGEDLGFLAECWPAAVEALRYLKTFDVNDDGLPDNGGAPDQTFDDWPLKGVSAYCGALWIAALEAALAIAQTLQLKTGLETSAEQHEFGGWLEQSRSNFDKLLWNGEFYDIDAESGTPVVMADQLCGDFYARLLGLEPVVSEANSRSTLKAVKEACFDKFEGGTLGVANGLRRDGTPLDPNGTHPLEVWTGINFGIASYFQLMGEGQTAEAICSAVVKQVYSGGLQFRTPEAITAVNTFRACHYLRAMAIWGLWATQTDWEVIPGSER; from the coding sequence ATGGCTCCGCTTGGACTGACTGCTTTGCGTTCGCTGCTGCGCCGCAGGTCCCGTCCTAAATCCTGGAGTGCACCACAAGCCAGCTGGAGCAGGCCCTTCGGATTGAACTGGGATAAGCCCTATACGGTTCGTTATGCCAGCAACCTTGATGACGGCCCCAATCACGGCATGCCCCTGGGTGGCTTTGGGGCTGGCTGCATCGGCCGTGCTCCCGATGGCAATTTCAACCTCTGGCATCTCGATGGCGGTGAGCACTGGTTCGGCGTGCTGCCCGACTGTCAGTTCGCTTTGTTTGAAGACAACGGCACTAACAAACGCGCCCATGCCCTGGCGGTGAAGCCGCAGGCGGATGCCTCCCGACCTGAAGCGTCCGATTTCCTTCAGTCATGGGATTGGTATCCCGCCAGCACGCAGGAGTGCAGCACCGGAACCTACGCGGCCCGCTATCCGCTCAGCTGGATGAACTACGACGGCGTTTACGCCGCCGATGTGCATTGTGAGGCCTTCAGCCCGATTCTCCCTGGCGATTACCAGCGCACCAGTTATCCGGTCGCGGTGTTTGTGTGGACTCTGAGCAACCCCACCAAGAATCCTCTTGATCTCTCGCTGTTGCTGAGCTGGCGCAACACCAGTGGTTGGTTCACCAACACCGACGCCTCTGCTGAAGTGCATTTCCGCGATGACGGCAGCCCGGAGCACAACTACGCCCCGGCGATCGGCCGAACCGAGGGGCAACGCAACCGTTATGTGGATGAAGGCAAGCTGCGGGGAGTGCTGCTTGAGAGCAATGTCTCCGCACCGATCGCTGAAGGCGAAGGGCAATGGTGCATTGCAACAGCTGAGCAACCAGGCGTGATCATTCAACGCTGCAGCCGCTGGAACCCTGCGGGTGATGGCAGTGAGCTGTGGAACAGCTTCAGCGATGACGGCTCGATCCCCAACAGCAACAATGATCGGCACAGTGGCAGCGATGATCCGCTCAGCGCAGCCCTGGCGGTGCGTTGTCATCTGGATCCCGGGGAGAGCATCGAGATCCCTGTGGTGATCAGCTGGGATCTACCGATCACGGCCTTTGCTACCGGCAGTAAAGCCCTGCGTCGTTACACCGATTTCTTTGGATCTGGTGGCAACCAGGCCGCGGCGATTGCCGCCGAAGCACTGCGCGACTGGAAGCAGTGGAGGGATCAGATCGACGCCTGGCAGCAGCCGGTGCTGCAGCGCAATCAGCTGCCGGAGCCGTTGCGCATGGCGTTGTTCAATGAGCTCTACGACCTCTGCAGTGGTGGCAGCCTCTGGAGTGCGGCATCACCTGAGGATCCCCACGGTCGTTTCGGCGTACTCGAGTGTGTCGACTACGCCTGGTACGAAAGTCTGGATGTACGCCTGTACGGATCCTTTGCCTTGCTGCAGCTTTGGCCGGAGCTGGATAAGTCGGTGTTGCGCAGCTTCGCGCGGGCCATCCCTGCGGCGGATGCCACCCAAAGGCCGATCGGTTGGTATTTCACCCAGGGCAAGGGCCGGGTGGAAGCTGATCGCAAGGTGAAGGGTGCAACCCCGCATGATCTCGGTGCGCCCAACGAGCAGCCCTGGGATGCCACCAACTACACCGCCTATCAAGACTGCAATCTCTGGAAGGATCTCGGCAGTGATTTTGTGTTGCAGGTGTGGCGCACCTACAAGCTGGCCCCCAGCGGCGAAGATCTGGGTTTTCTGGCGGAGTGCTGGCCAGCTGCTGTTGAAGCGCTGCGCTACCTGAAAACCTTTGATGTGAATGACGACGGCCTTCCGGATAACGGCGGAGCGCCGGATCAGACCTTCGACGACTGGCCCCTGAAAGGTGTGAGCGCTTACTGCGGTGCGCTCTGGATCGCTGCTCTGGAGGCCGCATTGGCCATCGCCCAGACGCTGCAGCTCAAAACCGGACTGGAGACCTCCGCTGAGCAGCATGAGTTCGGCGGCTGGTTGGAGCAATCGCGCAGCAATTTCGACAAGCTGCTCTGGAACGGCGAGTTTTACGACATCGATGCAGAAAGTGGCACGCCGGTTGTGATGGCGGATCAGCTCTGCGGTGATTTCTATGCCCGTTTGCTCGGACTGGAGCCCGTGGTGAGTGAAGCCAACAGCCGCAGCACGCTCAAGGCGGTGAAGGAAGCCTGTTTTGACAAGTTCGAAGGCGGAACCTTGGGTGTGGCCAATGGCCTGCGTCGTGATGGCACGCCACTGGATCCCAACGGCACTCATCCGCTTGAGGTGTGGACCGGCATCAACTTCGGCATCGCCAGCTATTTTCAGCTGATGGGCGAAGGGCAAACAGCAGAAGCGATTTGCTCAGCGGTGGTGAAGCAGGTGTATTCAGGTGGGCTGCAGTTCCGCACGCCGGAAGCGATTACGGCCGTGAATACTTTCCGAGCCTGCCACTATCTGCGAGCCATGGCGATCTGGGGGCTGTGGGCAACTCAGACAGACTGGGAGGTGATTCCAGGCTCCGAGCGTTAA
- a CDS encoding UDP-galactopyranose mutase — MTVLIVGAGFAGATIGRVLAEAGIRSVIIEKRSHIGGNAFDELNEQNERVHRYGPHLLHGNINSEAVNFLSRFCSWVPYEHRVRALLQGGETTPLPINRTTLEDIFNLELSNNDETQKFLDSLRAHGITPTNSDQLFQANVGDQLADLFFRPYTKKMWGVDAKELAVSVGARLPVRTNRDDRYFTDTFQALPSNGYTSLFEHLLDHPLIEVHLNRTFSKDMESGYDHCFLAVPIDQYFDYCYGHLPYRSILFHQTTSNSKQSATQVNFTDSGPYTRMTQWCLLPNSPGKGPGPYQITLEEPCSMKNNPGEYYYPVKTKASEELFKRYEKIAKSKPHITFCGRTGLFRYIDMIPAVSMHLSIARNYLSKLNEQTAYAI; from the coding sequence ATGACAGTACTCATTGTTGGAGCTGGTTTTGCTGGAGCAACCATTGGCAGAGTCCTTGCCGAGGCAGGAATCAGATCTGTAATCATTGAAAAACGTTCTCATATTGGAGGAAATGCTTTCGACGAATTGAATGAACAGAATGAGCGAGTCCACCGCTACGGCCCTCATCTTTTACATGGAAATATTAATTCCGAAGCGGTAAATTTTTTAAGTCGTTTTTGTAGCTGGGTCCCCTACGAGCATCGTGTTCGCGCCTTATTACAGGGCGGAGAAACCACTCCACTACCCATCAACCGCACAACACTGGAGGACATATTCAATCTTGAACTTTCGAACAATGATGAGACTCAAAAATTTCTCGACTCTTTGCGCGCTCATGGAATAACACCAACAAATTCCGATCAACTTTTCCAAGCCAATGTCGGCGATCAACTTGCTGATCTTTTCTTTCGCCCTTACACAAAAAAAATGTGGGGCGTCGACGCCAAAGAACTTGCAGTAAGCGTCGGCGCTCGACTGCCAGTTAGAACCAACCGCGATGATCGGTATTTCACGGATACCTTTCAAGCATTACCAAGTAATGGCTATACATCGTTATTTGAACATCTATTGGATCATCCATTAATCGAGGTGCATTTAAATCGTACTTTCTCCAAAGACATGGAGTCCGGTTATGATCACTGTTTTCTTGCGGTGCCGATTGATCAATACTTTGACTACTGCTATGGACACTTACCTTACAGGTCAATCTTATTTCATCAAACCACTTCCAACAGCAAGCAATCAGCGACACAAGTGAATTTCACTGATTCCGGTCCATACACTCGAATGACGCAATGGTGCCTACTCCCCAACTCTCCTGGCAAAGGGCCTGGACCATATCAAATCACCTTAGAAGAGCCCTGCAGCATGAAGAATAATCCAGGCGAGTACTACTACCCAGTCAAAACAAAAGCTTCAGAAGAACTTTTTAAGCGCTACGAGAAGATCGCAAAAAGCAAGCCTCACATTACTTTTTGCGGGCGTACTGGGCTATTCCGATACATCGATATGATACCAGCTGTGTCGATGCATCTTTCAATAGCACGCAATTACTTGAGCAAGTTGAACGAACAAACAGCCTATGCAATCTAA
- a CDS encoding sulfotransferase family 2 domain-containing protein, translating into MNQTVQAHGLMPGLRITNYSQWCSLQKHLQTGGTLTPLLPLGNDAAIVWVPKNGCSTIKRVWLQLQGCHEQQLLSDPHGSALHHTYWLTPEELKIAAQHRALIAIWRDPIDRFVSACRSHLIELTRAKIDQKLHANTVDEASCREALEYQRNLFLQHGIASFADDADPIYAMNDVALQLQHWIPCHIDWSHHTIPQVAYLGGDPGCYHSLHGMENINELIEHWQTVSGMEIDASSQHVSRDLEDENPWRRLKRQHLTPEALRALHQFYSADWAFLELAQTVLKTEKSDQQAA; encoded by the coding sequence ATGAACCAGACAGTGCAAGCCCATGGGCTGATGCCTGGTCTGCGAATCACAAACTATTCACAATGGTGTTCCCTCCAGAAGCATCTGCAAACTGGTGGAACACTCACACCACTCCTGCCCCTAGGCAACGACGCGGCCATCGTCTGGGTCCCCAAAAACGGCTGCAGCACGATCAAACGTGTATGGCTGCAACTGCAGGGATGCCATGAACAGCAGTTGCTCAGTGATCCCCACGGTTCAGCACTCCATCACACCTACTGGCTGACTCCAGAAGAATTGAAAATCGCCGCGCAACACCGTGCCCTGATCGCAATCTGGCGAGACCCAATTGACCGATTTGTGTCGGCATGCAGAAGCCACCTCATAGAACTGACACGTGCAAAAATCGACCAAAAATTACACGCAAACACTGTGGATGAGGCCTCCTGTCGAGAGGCCCTGGAATATCAACGAAATCTCTTTCTCCAGCATGGAATCGCCAGCTTCGCTGATGACGCCGACCCTATCTACGCCATGAACGATGTCGCACTGCAACTGCAGCATTGGATCCCCTGCCATATCGACTGGAGTCATCACACAATTCCTCAGGTGGCCTATCTGGGCGGCGATCCCGGCTGTTATCACTCCTTGCATGGGATGGAGAACATCAATGAACTGATTGAGCACTGGCAAACAGTCAGCGGAATGGAGATTGATGCATCATCTCAACATGTTTCCAGAGATCTTGAAGATGAGAATCCCTGGCGGCGTTTGAAGCGTCAACATCTCACACCTGAGGCTCTCAGAGCCCTGCATCAGTTTTATTCCGCCGACTGGGCATTTCTTGAGCTCGCTCAAACAGTTTTAAAGACAGAGAAATCCGATCAGCAGGCAGCGTGA
- a CDS encoding sulfotransferase family 2 domain-containing protein, which yields MAVNSITASSTLLVGEARWMLLPIPKVASTLLKRLAVIAAGREPYEGASFGETKPALAIHQPQIHGLPSLRQLSVIDQELWFNDAHALRLAVTRHPGERLLSFWHDKLHLADPAYAPLNSSVQAARRKDESEPCRFSDFLSYLNDHWELLQSDGHLMPQHRYIDQIDLFNLRLDRNQLVKELPVQLKSLLPGERLQRLDQELKYYDTNCRQRLSKRWEEAYSKEGIALLQTIYGQDLDIFEYCLPSRRTDKVKPLAAVDHDALVDPLQQLRERHQQIAGLQQQLLETQQQLAKAQQDLAQPPLPPISNPQGHWPDHNTPEAGLAHLYEAISQNRSQEVVEQAASLHGHPHAGEVAYLEGIGHASLGRHEQALRCFERAQSNGFLTPYVLFNGGNACRSLGNTGEGLRLYREALEIHPGFSECRHNLALCFVEAGQPAEAERELRLLLRDQPSYFSAAFCLANLLRDHKRDPEAIEAFRLCLQHSPSYADAWNNLGLAQGNSGDIDAAISSYRQALSINAQFKPSRQNLAQALIQKKQHEQALTEFERFCQCPDISPLEAVVGIQGRIACLMELDRYGDGLHVADGCSDDRRVQLMTRLHVLPVLYATDQEVTAVRKRWKKDAKELYKLLKDITQEDPAWEQLYAHTWSLTNFYLAYQMEDDRPLQRIYAGILDRILRPKLGAFMQPLPQRDPADTTPLRVGVISPHLINHNGSIWALGWLEGIAANPGYEIFSYNISDSEDSGSERFAALGTYRHLPLRAENPEPMLQQIIDDQLDLLIYTDIGMHPASKATSVLQLAPVQAQGWGHPITSGSKTIHYYLSGEGMEPEGNEDHYSETLYRLPKTGLNYEKPAAIHDGQLLYDKFDLPRDRPILNSLQSTFKYLPRNDWTFAEIAQRHPEAFIVLVGHMGNGSIAERLHERMRPHFEHRGLTIENHLRILPRLDYGDFMGLFAISHHTIDTIDWNGGNSSMQSFSLDCPVVTLPTAFMRGRHTVSMLDVLELPELIASNVDDYVAISCRLLEDESFYQQMRTLISERKERLFQDTSVAQAFQVAVETICRKRPDVGQQPSAVHSLPLNTINPSVSPDDTDQAMAA from the coding sequence ATGGCAGTGAATTCGATAACTGCTTCCAGCACGCTTCTGGTGGGAGAAGCTCGTTGGATGCTGCTGCCCATACCCAAGGTGGCCTCCACTCTGCTCAAGCGACTGGCTGTGATTGCAGCAGGACGGGAACCTTATGAGGGGGCTTCTTTTGGTGAAACCAAACCGGCTTTAGCAATCCATCAGCCGCAGATTCATGGGCTGCCATCGCTTCGCCAGCTGTCAGTCATCGATCAAGAGCTTTGGTTTAACGACGCCCATGCGCTGCGCCTCGCGGTCACCCGTCATCCAGGTGAACGCTTGTTGTCGTTCTGGCACGACAAACTTCATCTGGCCGATCCTGCCTATGCGCCACTGAACAGCTCGGTGCAAGCGGCTCGTCGCAAAGATGAATCAGAACCCTGCCGCTTCTCAGACTTCCTCAGTTATCTCAATGATCACTGGGAACTGCTGCAGAGCGACGGCCACTTGATGCCGCAGCATCGCTATATAGACCAAATCGATCTGTTCAATCTGCGCCTCGATCGAAATCAACTGGTCAAAGAGTTGCCAGTACAACTGAAATCCTTGCTGCCGGGAGAGCGTTTGCAGCGGCTGGATCAGGAATTGAAGTACTACGACACCAATTGCCGGCAACGGCTCAGCAAACGCTGGGAAGAGGCTTACAGCAAAGAAGGTATTGCACTTCTGCAAACAATCTATGGCCAAGATCTAGACATTTTTGAATACTGCTTGCCCAGCCGGCGAACCGACAAGGTGAAGCCTCTGGCGGCTGTGGATCACGACGCTCTCGTGGATCCCCTTCAGCAACTGCGCGAGCGGCATCAACAAATTGCAGGTCTGCAACAACAACTGCTGGAGACGCAGCAGCAACTGGCCAAAGCCCAACAGGATCTGGCCCAACCTCCCTTACCTCCAATCTCGAATCCACAGGGACATTGGCCAGACCACAACACTCCCGAAGCAGGGCTAGCTCATCTCTACGAGGCGATCAGCCAGAACCGTTCCCAGGAAGTCGTCGAACAAGCAGCCTCACTTCATGGGCACCCACATGCCGGAGAAGTGGCTTATCTCGAAGGGATTGGCCATGCATCGCTGGGCAGACACGAACAAGCTCTGCGTTGCTTTGAGAGAGCACAAAGCAACGGTTTCCTCACGCCCTATGTGCTCTTCAACGGCGGAAACGCCTGTCGATCACTCGGCAACACCGGTGAAGGTCTGCGCCTTTACCGAGAAGCCCTTGAAATTCATCCTGGCTTCAGTGAGTGTCGCCACAATCTGGCGCTCTGCTTTGTTGAAGCCGGCCAACCAGCAGAGGCCGAACGCGAACTGCGCCTGCTGCTGCGCGATCAACCCAGTTATTTCTCTGCGGCGTTCTGCCTCGCCAATTTGCTGCGGGATCACAAACGTGATCCTGAGGCCATTGAAGCCTTCCGTCTTTGCCTCCAGCATTCTCCGAGCTATGCCGATGCCTGGAACAATCTCGGACTAGCCCAGGGCAACTCCGGCGACATCGACGCGGCGATCTCCAGTTACCGGCAAGCTCTCTCCATCAATGCACAGTTCAAACCATCCCGCCAGAACCTGGCACAGGCGCTGATTCAGAAGAAACAGCATGAACAAGCCCTCACAGAATTTGAACGCTTCTGCCAGTGCCCCGATATCTCACCCTTGGAAGCAGTGGTGGGGATTCAAGGGCGCATTGCCTGCCTGATGGAACTTGATCGCTATGGCGACGGTCTGCACGTGGCTGACGGCTGCAGTGATGATCGGAGGGTTCAGCTGATGACGCGACTGCATGTGCTGCCAGTTCTTTATGCAACCGATCAAGAGGTCACTGCAGTTCGCAAACGCTGGAAAAAAGATGCCAAAGAGCTCTACAAACTGTTGAAAGACATCACTCAGGAGGATCCAGCTTGGGAGCAGCTCTACGCCCATACCTGGTCGCTCACCAACTTCTATCTCGCTTACCAGATGGAAGACGATCGACCTCTACAGAGGATCTACGCCGGCATTCTCGATCGCATCCTGCGCCCGAAACTTGGCGCATTCATGCAACCTTTGCCCCAACGCGATCCAGCTGACACCACCCCATTACGCGTGGGTGTGATCTCTCCTCATCTGATCAACCACAACGGATCGATCTGGGCCCTGGGCTGGCTGGAAGGCATTGCCGCCAATCCCGGTTACGAGATCTTCAGCTACAACATCTCCGACAGTGAAGACAGTGGCAGTGAACGCTTCGCCGCTCTTGGCACCTACCGCCATCTACCGCTGCGTGCGGAGAATCCCGAGCCCATGCTCCAGCAGATCATCGACGACCAGCTCGATCTACTGATTTACACCGATATCGGCATGCATCCAGCCAGCAAAGCCACTTCCGTGCTGCAGCTGGCTCCAGTTCAGGCACAGGGCTGGGGGCACCCGATCACCAGTGGATCCAAAACGATTCATTACTACCTCTCGGGTGAGGGGATGGAACCCGAAGGCAATGAGGATCACTACAGCGAAACGCTGTATCGCTTGCCGAAAACCGGTCTGAACTACGAAAAGCCCGCCGCCATTCACGACGGCCAGTTGCTGTACGACAAGTTCGATCTTCCCCGCGACAGGCCAATCCTCAATTCACTGCAGAGCACTTTCAAATACCTGCCGCGCAACGACTGGACCTTCGCCGAGATTGCCCAGCGCCACCCCGAAGCCTTCATTGTGTTGGTGGGTCATATGGGCAACGGCAGCATCGCCGAACGCTTGCATGAACGCATGAGGCCACACTTTGAACACCGTGGTCTAACCATCGAAAACCATCTGCGCATCCTGCCCCGCCTCGATTACGGCGACTTCATGGGGCTGTTCGCAATCAGTCATCACACCATCGACACGATTGATTGGAACGGTGGCAACAGCTCAATGCAGTCCTTCTCGCTGGATTGCCCTGTGGTCACCCTGCCAACAGCCTTCATGCGCGGACGTCATACGGTGTCGATGCTCGATGTACTCGAGCTACCCGAGTTGATTGCGAGCAACGTCGACGACTACGTTGCCATCTCCTGCCGGTTGCTGGAAGACGAGAGCTTCTACCAACAAATGCGAACATTGATTAGCGAACGCAAGGAGCGTCTTTTCCAAGACACGAGTGTTGCGCAAGCTTTCCAGGTTGCAGTGGAAACCATCTGTCGCAAACGACCTGATGTTGGCCAGCAGCCATCCGCCGTTCACTCACTTCCCTTGAACACGATCAACCCAAGCGTCAGCCCTGACGACACCGATCAAGCAATGGCGGCATGA